One window from the genome of Clostridiales bacterium encodes:
- a CDS encoding phosphoribosylaminoimidazolesuccinocarboxamide synthase: MKVEQKEQLYEGKAKKVFATSDPDLVIVDYKDDATAFNGLKKGTIVGKGVINNRMSNYLMGLLAKHGIETHFVEELDDRRTLVKHVEIVPLEVIMRNVVAGSLSKRTGLAEGTIPSMPILELYYKSDELGDPMINADHALAFGWATKDELAAIEKMARKVNDILKEFFAGVGVDLVDFKIEFGRYKGKIILADEISPDTCRFWDSKTKEKLDKDRFRRDMGGVEGAYHEMMRRIGLGE; encoded by the coding sequence ATGAAAGTCGAACAAAAAGAGCAATTGTACGAAGGCAAGGCGAAAAAGGTTTTCGCTACTAGCGATCCCGATCTCGTCATCGTCGATTACAAGGACGACGCTACGGCATTCAACGGTCTTAAAAAGGGCACTATAGTCGGCAAGGGCGTTATCAATAACCGCATGAGCAACTACCTCATGGGCTTGCTCGCTAAGCATGGTATCGAAACGCATTTCGTCGAAGAACTCGACGACCGCCGCACGCTCGTCAAGCACGTGGAGATCGTTCCGCTCGAAGTCATAATGCGTAATGTAGTCGCGGGCTCGCTGTCTAAGCGTACGGGTCTTGCCGAGGGCACGATCCCGTCAATGCCCATACTCGAACTCTATTACAAATCGGACGAGCTCGGCGATCCCATGATAAACGCCGACCATGCGCTCGCGTTCGGCTGGGCGACTAAGGACGAGCTTGCCGCTATCGAGAAAATGGCGCGCAAGGTCAACGATATACTCAAAGAATTCTTTGCGGGCGTAGGCGTCGATCTCGTCGACTTCAAGATCGAGTTCGGGCGTTACAAGGGCAAGATAATTCTCGCCGACGAGATAAGCCCCGACACTTGCCGCTTCTGGGACAGCAAGACCAAAGAAAAGCTCGATAAAGACCGTTTCCGTAGAGATATGGGCGGCGTAGAAGGCGCATACCATGAAATGATGCGCCGTATCGGCTTAGGCGAATAG
- the purE gene encoding 5-(carboxyamino)imidazole ribonucleotide mutase — MRKIGIVLGSKSDFDKVKPAIEIFERFGVPYTARILSAHRTPDEAGEFARTARGNGYGAIIAVAGKAAHLGGVLAAATTLPVVALPVSTSFLDGLDSVLSILPMPSGVPVAVMGVNAGANAALFCVRMLAANDDALAEKYEKYVKEMRDKTLKDDQELQWQLVNS; from the coding sequence TGATAAGGTAAAGCCCGCGATAGAAATCTTCGAGCGTTTCGGCGTGCCTTATACCGCAAGAATACTGAGCGCGCACCGCACGCCCGACGAAGCGGGCGAGTTCGCACGCACCGCGCGGGGTAACGGCTACGGCGCGATAATCGCGGTTGCCGGCAAGGCGGCGCACCTCGGCGGAGTGCTCGCCGCGGCGACGACCCTTCCCGTAGTGGCGCTTCCCGTATCGACGTCCTTCCTCGACGGACTGGATAGCGTGTTGAGCATTCTGCCTATGCCGAGCGGCGTGCCCGTCGCGGTCATGGGCGTGAACGCGGGCGCCAACGCAGCATTGTTCTGCGTGAGAATGCTCGCGGCAAATGATGACGCACTCGCCGAAAAGTACGAAAAGTACGTTAAAGAAATGCGCGATAAAACGCTTAAAGACGATCAAGAGCTGCAATGGCAGTTAGTCAATTCTTAA